From a region of the Geothrix sp. 21YS21S-2 genome:
- a CDS encoding lactate utilization protein, whose product MDNLFASFKERAEAVSAEVHRCGTAAEARDFVQGLLKEVGGTALWAPCAFLEAEGRPAFPGLSYDVTRERAAEAKVGISQMDWALADTGTLVVDATGVEGRLVSTLPQIHVALIGADRLLPDMASVLGRIKPSKAGYLSMITGPSRTADIERVLTIGVHGPERLVIVFVEGSAA is encoded by the coding sequence ATGGACAACCTGTTCGCTTCTTTCAAGGAACGCGCCGAGGCCGTGAGCGCCGAAGTGCACCGCTGCGGCACGGCCGCCGAGGCCCGGGACTTCGTCCAGGGCCTCCTCAAGGAGGTGGGCGGCACCGCCCTCTGGGCCCCTTGCGCCTTCCTGGAGGCCGAGGGCCGGCCGGCCTTCCCGGGCCTCTCCTACGACGTGACCCGGGAACGCGCGGCCGAGGCCAAGGTGGGCATCAGCCAGATGGACTGGGCCCTGGCCGACACCGGCACGCTGGTCGTGGACGCCACGGGGGTGGAGGGGCGCCTGGTGTCGACCCTGCCTCAGATCCACGTGGCCCTCATCGGGGCGGACCGGCTCCTGCCCGACATGGCTTCCGTCCTGGGGCGCATCAAGCCGTCCAAGGCCGGCTACCTGTCCATGATCACGGGCCCCAGCCGCACCGCGGACATCGAGCGGGTACTGACCATCGGCGTCCACGGGCCTGAGCGCCTCGTGATCGTCTTCGTCGAAGGGAGCGCGGCATGA
- the ldhH gene encoding L-lactate dehydrogenase (quinone) large subunit LdhH, which yields MTTTFKESIQDALANPNLRGALGRFSEAYKISREKAYAGMDFEAVRDAVRDVKAYGASHLEELAEAFKAKAEAAGAKVYRASDPAEVKAYILALAKENGVRSIVKSKSMATEEIHLNKHLEAEGIEVYETDLGEWIIQLCHQTPSHMVMPAIHMTKEEVAEVFSTKVEEGQQPDIPKLVKFARGKLRNRFLGADMGISGANIAVAETGSLVLITNEGNARLVTTLPRIHVAVVGIEKLVATFQDVQPILQALPRNATSQLLTSYVSVITGQVPNTDGSPKQLHIILMDNKRSEMAADPKFRQALQCIRCASCLNVCPVFRLVGGHVFGKVYTGGIGTILTAWFDELKQSDDIQGLCIQCGACKDVCPGRIDIPELILELRRRLAVEKGMPLVQKAIFAVVNNRRLFHSLLRAASVAQKPFAKGGFIRHLPLFLSDLTDFRSLPAIAPRPFRDTFKEIVQPECKEKAAIYAGCLIDFSYPEMGESVVRVLNKAGIQVVFPEGQTCCGAPARYNGAYETAAGNAKDNIKALLEEDVTYVVSACPTCTVALKDDFIATFESLGMEDAIGDARKLAAKTLDFATLVKKLVDEGRLEFKDGQQAETVTYHDSCHLKRTLHAQQAPRDLLKKAGFTVTEMKECDICCGMAGSYSLKLPELSAPILERKLENIKDTGATSVAMDCPGCVMQIRGGLDKLGSGIKVEHTAVRLAKRLK from the coding sequence ATGACCACCACGTTCAAGGAATCCATCCAGGACGCCCTGGCCAACCCCAATCTGAGGGGCGCCCTGGGGCGCTTCTCCGAAGCCTACAAGATCAGCCGGGAAAAGGCGTACGCGGGCATGGACTTCGAGGCCGTGCGGGACGCCGTGCGCGACGTGAAGGCGTACGGCGCCTCGCATCTCGAGGAGCTGGCCGAGGCCTTCAAGGCCAAGGCCGAGGCCGCGGGCGCCAAGGTCTACCGCGCCTCCGACCCCGCCGAGGTGAAGGCCTACATCCTGGCCCTGGCCAAGGAGAACGGCGTGCGGTCCATCGTCAAATCCAAGTCCATGGCCACGGAGGAGATCCACCTCAACAAGCACCTGGAGGCCGAGGGCATCGAGGTCTATGAGACCGACCTGGGCGAGTGGATCATCCAGCTGTGCCACCAGACTCCCTCCCACATGGTGATGCCCGCCATCCACATGACCAAGGAGGAGGTGGCCGAGGTCTTCTCCACCAAGGTGGAGGAGGGCCAGCAGCCCGACATCCCCAAGCTCGTGAAGTTCGCCCGCGGCAAGCTGCGGAACCGGTTCCTGGGCGCGGACATGGGCATCTCCGGCGCCAACATCGCGGTGGCCGAGACCGGCAGTCTCGTGCTGATCACCAACGAGGGCAACGCCCGGCTCGTGACCACGCTGCCGCGAATCCACGTGGCGGTCGTCGGCATCGAGAAGCTGGTGGCCACCTTCCAGGACGTCCAGCCCATCCTCCAGGCCCTGCCGCGCAACGCCACCAGCCAGCTGCTCACCAGCTACGTGTCGGTCATCACCGGCCAGGTGCCCAACACCGACGGCAGCCCCAAGCAGCTGCACATCATCCTCATGGACAACAAGCGCTCGGAGATGGCGGCGGACCCCAAGTTCCGCCAGGCCCTCCAGTGCATCCGCTGCGCCTCCTGCCTCAACGTGTGCCCCGTGTTCCGGCTCGTGGGCGGGCACGTCTTCGGAAAGGTGTACACGGGCGGCATCGGGACGATCCTCACCGCCTGGTTCGACGAGCTCAAGCAGTCCGACGACATCCAGGGCCTGTGCATCCAGTGCGGGGCCTGCAAGGACGTGTGCCCCGGCCGCATCGACATCCCCGAGCTCATCCTCGAGCTGCGCAGGCGCCTGGCGGTGGAGAAGGGCATGCCCCTGGTCCAGAAGGCCATCTTCGCGGTGGTCAACAACCGGCGGCTCTTCCACTCCCTGCTGAGGGCGGCCTCCGTGGCCCAGAAGCCCTTCGCCAAGGGCGGGTTCATCCGCCACCTTCCGCTGTTCCTGTCGGACCTCACGGACTTCCGGAGCCTGCCGGCCATCGCGCCCCGGCCCTTCCGGGACACCTTCAAGGAGATCGTGCAGCCGGAGTGCAAGGAGAAGGCCGCCATCTACGCGGGCTGCCTCATCGACTTCTCCTACCCGGAGATGGGCGAGTCCGTGGTGCGCGTGCTGAACAAGGCCGGCATCCAGGTCGTCTTCCCCGAGGGCCAGACGTGCTGCGGGGCCCCCGCGCGCTACAACGGCGCCTACGAGACCGCCGCGGGCAACGCCAAGGACAACATCAAGGCCCTGCTGGAGGAGGACGTGACCTACGTGGTCTCCGCCTGCCCCACCTGCACGGTGGCCCTCAAGGACGACTTCATCGCCACCTTCGAGAGCCTGGGGATGGAGGACGCCATCGGGGACGCGCGCAAGCTCGCCGCCAAGACCCTGGACTTCGCCACCCTGGTGAAGAAGCTTGTGGACGAAGGCCGGCTGGAGTTCAAGGACGGCCAGCAGGCCGAGACCGTCACCTACCACGACTCCTGCCACCTGAAGCGGACCCTCCACGCCCAGCAGGCCCCCCGGGACCTCCTGAAGAAGGCCGGCTTCACGGTCACCGAGATGAAGGAGTGCGACATCTGCTGCGGCATGGCGGGGTCCTACTCCCTCAAGCTGCCCGAGCTGAGCGCCCCCATCCTCGAGCGCAAGCTCGAGAACATCAAGGACACCGGGGCCACCTCCGTGGCCATGGACTGTCCGGGGTGCGTGATGCAGATCCGGGGCGGACTGGATAAGCTGGGGTCCGGCATCAAGGTCGAGCACACCGCCGTGAGGCTCGCGAAACGTCTGAAGTGA
- a CDS encoding LytS/YhcK type 5TM receptor domain-containing protein encodes MRSLVTLFQTISAFLVLFYLYCESPAFQPLSSDWARPRGRVRLFLVFTGITILGNYLGTPVLKGGAIINARAVGSVLAGLLGGPVLGGLVGATAGVHRMSLGGIAALSGAVATTLEGVLAGFLNRRLRDRPEVLITMRTALLATFAGEVLHMGIVLLLTRPFPAAVEIVKVIAPPMVFLNPVGAALLMAVLMHRQRDLDRVAAASSAAALRVAERALGLLGRGFGPDTAGEMAAIVKEETGVGAVAVTDNEKVLGFVGLGSDHHRPGSAISSAITRQAIQDRAVVFADGIHQVFECGVSGDCPLHSALVVPLEVDGTVLGTVQLFEPKNRRFLHMNRRLGEGIGALLSSQLLIAKYEEQKNLLVLSELRLLRAQVNPHFLFNSLNTIMAILRNDAVRGRELVGHLSGYFRKNLQRHGELSTLEEELEHIRAYLEIEKARFEGLRVEIDVAPAFRAVKVPTFTLQPLLENAIRHGVSRVPGQGTVRILAFAEGGALRIDVEDDAGAFDEGRRSREGLGLRIVQKRLASLFGPGAGPEIHCEPGSLTRMTIRVPLEGAMVE; translated from the coding sequence GTGCGATCTCTGGTGACGCTCTTCCAGACCATCTCGGCCTTCCTGGTTCTGTTCTACCTCTACTGCGAATCCCCCGCGTTCCAGCCCCTGTCCTCGGACTGGGCCCGGCCGCGGGGGAGGGTGCGCCTGTTCCTGGTGTTCACCGGCATCACCATCCTGGGGAACTACCTGGGCACGCCGGTGCTGAAAGGCGGGGCGATCATCAACGCCCGGGCGGTGGGCTCGGTCCTTGCGGGCCTCCTCGGGGGACCCGTCCTGGGGGGCCTCGTGGGCGCCACCGCGGGCGTCCACCGCATGAGCCTGGGGGGCATCGCCGCCCTGTCCGGCGCCGTGGCCACCACCCTGGAGGGCGTGCTGGCCGGATTCCTGAACCGCAGGCTGCGGGACCGGCCCGAAGTGCTCATCACCATGCGGACCGCGCTCCTGGCCACCTTCGCCGGGGAGGTGCTGCACATGGGCATCGTGCTGCTCCTGACCCGGCCCTTCCCGGCGGCGGTGGAGATCGTCAAGGTCATCGCCCCGCCCATGGTCTTCCTGAATCCCGTGGGGGCCGCCCTGCTCATGGCGGTGCTGATGCACCGGCAGCGGGACCTCGACCGGGTGGCCGCGGCCTCCTCCGCCGCCGCCCTGAGGGTGGCGGAGCGCGCGCTGGGCCTCCTGGGTCGCGGCTTCGGTCCGGACACGGCTGGGGAGATGGCAGCCATCGTCAAGGAGGAAACGGGCGTCGGGGCCGTGGCGGTGACCGACAACGAGAAGGTGCTGGGCTTCGTGGGGCTGGGTTCGGACCACCACCGTCCCGGGAGCGCGATCTCCTCGGCCATCACGCGGCAGGCCATCCAGGACCGGGCCGTGGTCTTCGCCGACGGCATCCACCAGGTCTTCGAGTGCGGGGTCTCGGGCGACTGCCCCCTCCACTCCGCCCTGGTGGTGCCCCTGGAAGTGGACGGGACGGTGCTGGGCACCGTGCAGCTCTTCGAGCCCAAGAACCGCCGGTTCCTCCACATGAACCGCCGCCTCGGGGAGGGCATCGGGGCCCTCCTCTCCAGTCAGCTGCTCATCGCCAAGTACGAGGAGCAGAAGAACCTCCTGGTTCTCAGCGAACTCAGGCTCCTGCGGGCCCAGGTGAACCCCCACTTCCTCTTCAACTCCCTGAACACCATCATGGCCATCCTCCGCAACGACGCGGTCCGCGGCCGGGAGCTGGTGGGCCACCTCTCGGGCTACTTCCGCAAGAACCTCCAGCGCCACGGGGAGCTCAGCACCCTGGAGGAGGAATTGGAGCACATCCGGGCCTACCTGGAGATCGAGAAGGCCCGCTTCGAGGGGCTCCGGGTGGAGATCGACGTGGCCCCGGCCTTCCGGGCCGTGAAGGTCCCGACCTTCACCCTGCAGCCCCTCCTGGAGAACGCCATCCGCCACGGCGTCTCCCGCGTGCCGGGGCAGGGCACGGTGCGTATCCTCGCCTTCGCCGAGGGGGGAGCCCTGAGGATCGACGTGGAGGACGACGCCGGCGCCTTCGACGAGGGCCGGCGCTCCAGGGAGGGCCTGGGCCTGCGCATCGTCCAGAAGCGTCTGGCGAGCCTCTTCGGCCCCGGGGCCGGCCCCGAGATCCACTGCGAACCCGGCAGCCTCACCCGCATGACCATCCGGGTGCCCCTGGAGGGCGCCATGGTGGAATGA